ggtttacaattttaaaaatacaataagaacaaaatcccaaaaatgcatttattaaaatatgatacatttcTTGTAGCTAGTGTGTTATACAATTAAgataacactttataaatttgttatgggtttaaaattttaagaaatgtgaaaataaaaacacactacTGTAAGATGACAAAACctcaataactttttaattgtaaaaattatacctACCTCCTTTCTTGTAGCTAGTGAGAATGCGAATTAACGTTTTACGttacattgtttgcatttatatgagtttttgaaaaatttgaacacGGTTAGTTACGCAATGTTCGGTAAATTGAGTTTGTGAGTTCTGACTGTATTTATAACCCTTATTAAATAGTGAGAGTGAGTGAGTGGTGAgtgagaggggagagagagagagagagaggggggggggagagagagagagagagagggggggggagagagagagacttTAGATAattggaataataattataataattagtgattatggattttgtttaaaatgttttcaaaaaccaCTTTTAAGAAGTAACACTAGATGATTTATTATCAGTAAGGTTACTTTAAAAGTTATATGAGGTAGGTTATTTTTAACGTTATAAATGAATATGTTTGGTATAGTTTGCTGAATAAATTAGGAAAACAAATAGGAATAAATTTACGAGCAAATATCCCTTTAAATCAACAATAACCTACTGATTTTCCTCCCTACAATAAATATTTccgtaaaaagtaaaaaataagtaaacatttttttgtgtgGTTATATCAAGTTACCACAAACTTTCAACTACACTGGAAATACAATTGTGTTCCAatgttttcaagtaaaaattGATATTCGAATAATTTTGCTCGGAAGGGGACGGGCAAAAATTGTGAGGTACgaatcaacaataaataactgtttttaatatatatatttcacgcAATCATAGTATATACTCTTCAACTATTACAAAAGTTAAAGagacaaaattaacaaattacgaTTATGGCTTCATTCcaacttaagaaaataaacaaaaggaATATTACTATCCAGCCTTCCAATATAAACTGTTCACCAATACTTCAGCGGTCGGTAACCAAACAAGAAATCCTCCCAAAATtaggttacatttatttttattccagtttttttttaattccaagaaACAACATTGAGAATGCCCTAGATTGCACAGGTGAAATTACATTACTCTAATCTAGCACTAAACTAACACTGGATTTACATAAGAAAATTTAACTAAGCTTATCGTCAACACAAATGCAGAGATAACTAATGTATTATGTGGGTGGAAATCATCTTCAGCGACTTtgtgggtaaaaaaaaaaaaaaaaaaaacgggaaataaattaaaacatgatgaGATTAAAAGTGAGCAGATTAACAgaagtatattgtattatttacaaaatagttcataaaaattaatttcctctTCATTTGCGACaattgaaaatgaattattattacgTAACACAATGTGGGAAAAAAGCAATGTACAAgtccaatacgatcaataaaaatgTCCTTATAAATGACAACATTAAACATAGTTTAAACCTAGGACTGTTGAGGGGCAAACTACGTACAGCATCTGAGGGAATATCACTAGAACATATATCTTCAGTTACATTCAGCAGGTGTGATCCTAACAGCCAAACACTGCAACAGGAAGAAACacaaaaatagtttgaaatttgtGCGTAGTCAGAAAAAAGAAATGATCAATAAATTAAACTAGTTCATGAGCATTTTTACTGTTCAGTCTACTCTGAAGCTAAAAGTGAAACAGTAAAAAGCAGTCACACGTGAACTCCTTTATGTAATTAACgataataattaattgtcataTTATACAAGTTGCAAATCAATTGTATATGCGGACATAGTATTATTATCCGTTTAAAACGTTCATGACGATGGCTTTTTCAGCACTTTTTTATTTGCCATAGTATTTTTCAATAATCatggtgggtttttttttttttttcttttttttttttttttttttttttatttttttaattaagcatAAAAAGTATGTAGGCTTAGCGATTTTGCtcgaaaactattattttaatgtttttttttaaactttctccTTGTGCCccaaggggtacctaaaaaaattaatttatcttaaaaattctaAGCACAAgatcaaatttaataaaccacCAAGATACGCAAACAAGAAATCTGCAATAAGGAATTTACCCCATCAGGAGCACGCTGCGTTTTACGAAAGTACGATGTGTACCCAGTTTGGTACCCCATCGTGTGTACCTGATGGAGTACatgtcgtcgtgaacgtgttaaatacaagggccatccggaaagtagtaccagTTTCCGCCGCGTGAGGCGCTGACGACGCGAGTAGCCGCCGGTGAAGGTCAGATTGCTTCAGTGGCTTGTCTgccttctctgttacaagttccgtgacgctagcattgcctgtgttgtttctgtggcagttcataatgtttaaaaaaattgaaaacgctGCCAGTTGTAAAGTgagggctgtaataaaatttctcaacgcaagaaacgttcgaccttgtgatattcatcgccaattaaaggaagtgtatggagacaatgtgatggaagagtcatctgttcggcgctggtgtcgtaatttcaacttggggagggggaacacacacgacgatgagcgttcagggagaccatctgtcattacagatcaactgctgaggtcagtagacaaattcgtgaggaacgatcggcgcgtcacaattgatgacatctgtgaacatttccctaatgtttctcgaacaattgttcatgaaattgtcaaagaccatctgcattattcaaaaatttgtgcaatttgggtccctcgcatgcttacagatgagcacaaaaccaagcgtatggctgctgcattcacatttttggaacgttattctgatgaagcagacacgttcttgaatcgcatagttactggtgatgaaacgtgggtttgTTGTGCTTCACCTGAGAGTAAacgacagtcaatggagtggcatcatactcattcaccaaagaaccaaaaaaatttaagactgttctgtccaccaggaaacttatggcaaccattttctgggaTAGACGTGGTGTAAtgcttattgattttatggcccgtggagacactattaacgctaatgcgtattgtgaaacattaaagaaattacggcgggcaatacaaaatcgacggagaggtctattgtctgatggcgtcattctcctccatgacaatgccaggcctcatgcagcggggataacacaacaacttctgcagcaattcaattgggaaattttcgaccatccaccgtatagcccggacttggccccttcagattttcatctctttacaaaacttaaagagtttttggcgggaaaaagatttgacagcgatgaataacttaaagaaggcgtgactacgtatttcaatcggctggcggcggaggaatatgacgctggaatacaaaaactcgtcacacgttatgacaaatgcttaaatttgcttggagattatgtggagaagtagtttaaggtatgctcttttcaataaaaatgtttatatttgttaatatttacttctgtgtctttatttcacaaacgggtactactttccggatggccctcgtatatGTCAGAATAAACTCATAAATgcattactttgtatttttaatggaaTTCTACTTATaggcatatttaaaaaatcaataatgagAGTTTTATTAGAAGCACATCCAGGATATTGATTTTGATTCACTGCACAATCAAAATCTATATTCTGGGGTCTTGTCTTTGTGCAACTCGCAGTAAAAGTAagactaaaaattaaaagaagtacatttaattttaaatacataaataattttaaaaatcgacATAAAATTATAGGTATAGAACAGAACAAAACGAAGATTCTTTTTGAACATTCCTCGTATAAACGGTTTATCTTACAACCTGTTTATATTGGTACAAGCTTTTACAAATAATGGTAGACATgacctttaaacattttatatctaaaaatttattttgtctcacttacacatttttttaaataggacaattttaatttgctaaattaataataaacttgtaCGCTCTGTGATATTTTAAACACTCAAGATTGAACATCTTACCTCTCTGACTGGTGCACGATGGAAACAGCGAATGGTGTATTAGTTTGCCctggaaacaaaataaatatttatcagtttaaaagaatttttatggcCATAATTAATGTTACAGAAAATTCAATGCAAGTTGGGAGAAAGCAATGATAATAACTcagaacattttaataattatacactgTGCCATtagaacaatataatattaaatcaatttaaatatactatcaacaatcaatataataaaagtttaaacaagatttttattattttgtatcttaTTAGGGctgaaaatatattaacttaGAATAGAACAGGTATAGACAAGCATGATTTTTCGATTCAACCAAAACAGGTCAAAAATGTTtccaatgaaaatactatttataacttAAGTAATAAATGAGCATTTTTCTTACATTACTATGATACAGTTTTatatgtgaattaaatttttgaaatagaaGTCTAATTCCTATTTTGCAAGAAAAACAAATCAAGCGCACAATCACATAAAGCATTATGCCATTCCAAATAGCAACAAAAATTTTGGTTAGAGCTCGAGGAATAAcaacacaatgtacaaacctgaAAGGAAATGCTAAGCTTTCAAATTTTAGGCAGCAAAAAATacatgaaagttaattttttttaaacacaaggTAATGTTAATCTGagatattattatacaattttgaattaatcCTTAGCTTGTCCACTCTATCTGAGTTATGCTTTTTACTTTAAGGTCCATTTAATTTTTGAGGTACAACTGTTACTTGTAACTCCAGGACATTATTTAATTCctaaaatggtaaataaaataacaattttaataatatattttaataatatatatagttaaggtgaaaataagaatttttcaGAGCAATCTTGTGTTTTTTAGTTAACGTGGCATTAATGTTAACTTTTGCTACTGAACTCAAGACATGCAAAAAGCACgacagaatacaaaaataataatacaaatacaatttttcattaaacaaacCAATGTGTTCTTAATTTTGTCTAAAACAACTAAACTGTACGAAAAAGCTGATGTTAATCATGCAATTAAGTTGTTCACTAGTGGTCTTGACTTCAGCAGCCAGCAATAATGGCTAGAGGAAAAAGCATGTGGGAAAAGCGCAATACCTGGGTTACGAGAAGCTTCTTTACCTGCTGCGGGAACGGGATCGGGACTTGGATCGGCTCTTGCTGCGGTCCTTGGGGCTGCGGGACTTGCTGCGATTGCGTGACCTGGAGCGTGAAGCGCTGCGGCTGCGTGAGCGACGGTCCCTTGAACGGGAACGGCTCCTGCTCCGGCTGTATGACCTACACGCACACAAGCCAGTCAGAAATTGTACTATGGTTTTTAATAGTCCTCacaataatatatagtaatttaaaactcACATACAGTAGTTTCAACACCAGTAgttcattaatgaaaaactaTACTGTGTGTGTGGCAAAATGAAGATATTGTATTCTATTGatactgttaatttaaaaactgataattatgaatataatgttaaaacaaatatttagcaTTACTTTAAATTACTCAACACAATTGGCCTGGTTTTTAACAGAATCGTAAATCAGACTGAAATAAATCAAGAGCTTATTAACTGTCAGCATGGGTTTACATCAACACCACCTCTTTTCAGCGGGATATATATGATGTTCTCACGACAAGAGAAGCTGGTTCAAATAGTTAATACATTAACACaatgaaaatttcattatttacttataaattaaccTGAATAAGTTGAGCGTTTCGACATTGTGTCGGCTGTTGTTAACTACCGACCTGTATGtgtttaaattcagtttttacagtttattgtgttGGAAATATCAGGGGAGTTCACTGGTGGAAAAAGCTTTAGCTGATTAGAAGTGAGTTAATAGATTAGAAGATTCTGATAATCCAAAGTAGAGCTgatataattcaacaaataaGTCTTATTgtcattaaaagttttactattcACTAGTCTTCAATATTCCATTAACTAAAACGCGAGTTTCCACACATCTGACCTATTATTTGTGGAACTAATGAAATTCCTACCACATACTCTTTCCATAATTCATATATACAAGTGTGTCaaatacaagggctatccagaaagtagattatttTTTGCTCTGTCGGCACTAATGACGCGACTATAACAGCAATTTTTATGTCAGGGCGTTCTTCACAGTAACAGAACTCTTAACtcagttttcctcaaatttcaaggggTTTGTTACACAAAAATGTTAcgcagaagttaggttaccatacaTTTTGTGCAAGATGTGACTCTGCACAAAAACGCCTGACCACACATGGCAAATCGGTCTTGAAAAGTCCCGGATGTTTTTAAGCGGAGGTGTTTCCACATCTGCCTCAAGTCCGGACCTTGCACACAGCAACAATACCTCTTCCCAGCAATGAAGACCTGACTTGTAACGCATTGCTTTGATGACATCAGAGAACGGCGGGAGGGGGTGACTACAGTCTAAGATGGCAGAATTTTATAATGGTAGAATTTCAAAACTACAGTAGTTCACCGCTAGACAAGTGTCTAAATTTTGTCATGACTATGATGAAAATAGTAATTTACCATCACTTTCAATTGTGTATAATACcatttatttcactttattatttatttatatcaaaacgtaatctactttctgaatGGCCCTGGAATCTCAAACAATTCCAAGGCTATTAAGGCAAATGTATGTATCAATCTATTTGCCCctgcaaattaataaatttattattaaaccattTCAAAACTTCTGgaggcaattaaaaaaaaaattttatgcaaataaaaattaatttgttattgtaagaaatgtaaacaacttgggacatgttttatacattttatactgcTTTTTAAGTAGGGTGGTAAAAATTATAGAAgttgataaaatattcatttttttactaTGGCAAGTCTTGggcataaattatttcaaaaatccagAGCTATCTTTCCATTACACCTAGCTTAATTGACTCGTGTTCACTTAATGTACTTCTTCCACAATAGTACAAAATTTTCCTGCAACAAGCAGTTGATGGGCTTGAGAAAATTACCATGTTCAAGGGTTGCAGTTGAATGgagtaaatttatacaattacaaaagAAGTGAATGAGAATCATAAAGATAACTGTTACTTCAAAATCGGTTTCAATCCAGTGTATTGGCAGTTTCTGAATCTGTACATTATATCTGTTAAAAACTATTAGAAGTTAATTAATAGTGAAACTTTTAATAAGCAAGAAATCCACAATCTTCTGTTCAAGAGAactacatttcttaaaacacacaGAAATCTGAACCATATAAAAGTACTCATGTTGAACTTCCAAAAAAATGTAACCTAATATTCTAATCTTTCTCAGGACTTCAACCTTCCTTGGTTGAAAATAATACTACTTGAAACCTAACGAGTCTTAATTTGTGGAATTTATTAATActgaatttcaaacaaaatattttgtcaatatttttttaaatcagtacatAAAAGGATTCGTGTGGACCAATGGCAGTTGAGCGAATAACAGATAATATAAACAcgaaattcaatttagaaaaataacctcatcttctatattaattatttatttcactctttattttgaaattaaaacacattaaaagtatggttataatagaaatagtaatgtcttcataaaaaacacaataacatttaaaaatgaggtaattatgtttttaaagcacATCTATTAGTTTTTTCAAcaagtttttacaatattactgTGTTTAACAAGTACTTTTCAATAGataatgtaacttttaaaaacgtaaaaatccAGAGATGTTTGTGTACTTTTACGATTACACTATAGCGTTTTAAGCTCATTTTAGTAATAAGTGTACATCTAGCTGACTAAACATGTTATAAAATGCAGCTTCCGAATAATGTCAGGTTGATATTTCAAACCTGTTTTCTAAACCTTATTTGTAATTTACCTTACGTAAACCTTCAACTTTACTAACacatatataagaaaaatatcaatgAGACATCATAACCTGGAAAATTAAATGGCATATGTAAAACCACAACAGTAACGACATTACAAACTTGTGTAGGGCCTAGAACTAGGCAATAccttagtttattattataataatataacaaacattgaATAGTCCCAACTATTAAAAGCATCTACTCAATAAcctatgttaaaatataaaagtagttgGTTACCGTGATGTTTGGGTTTGATTTATAGCATTGTGTCAGACTCACATATAGAGCAAGAGCGAGGGAGAGAGTCAAGAACCGAAGTGTCGTGCTACGAAGTCTACAAAACTTAGAAGCAACAGAATCTGtcttttcttttcattcatcGCCTCCACCAATCATCTCTCTATCCTCGGgaatccacattttatttttaaatttgtttttcgtAAAAATCAGGAGTAAAGCTTTTgtctaaaaaaattctttaactataaacaaaaatgaaacgtGTTctccaatatttataattatacaaaataatacctCTGACTAATATTAGCcaagagaatattttattaatattcattgaCATTGGAGCTTCACTGAAATAAGAGTTGTAATTTtctaatctttttttataaaaagaatttgaaaaaacaaaaaaaaagaaatgttacatctatattgtattgaaaaataaaacaaaatgtatataagcTATATTAGTACAAATGATAGCTTGCATGTAGTTAATGGAATGCCTGCCATTCAATCCTAGAAGGGATGGTATTTTACTCAAGGCTGACAAGAGAGTGGGGGGGACGAGATGATTGGCAGATATAGAGTGTAGTGGCGACTGGCTAGGGGCGCAGTGATCATGCGTGAGGTGCAGTAGTTTCTCTACGCAGTTCAGTTAAACGGTCTCTGCGACGCGTCGTTAGAAGCAGGCTGTGTGCTGTCTAAACCATCACTCAGCCCGACTTCCTATAAAATGTCAGGAAGACAATTGTTTAGGAATTCTGTCTTTACCCGCAATCCTACCCCccaataaacataacaatttatacAGAACAAACCAAACTTTATAACCGAATATAAAACAAGCAAAATAACATATTGTGGAACAAATCTTAATactattgcaatatttaaaactgttattgctGTATTTTAACTATACATGACAATTAATGCAGGCATGTACATGCTCAAGTGTTTTCCTTATTTATTTCATAcgttattcaacaaatttatatcTTCAATGGAAATATTATAAACGAGTACTGagcaacagtttaaatattttcccatTACTATCGAACCATTATTTAGTACAAATGTGCAGCAATATTTGGATTTCAAATCTTTAAAAGTAGTATTCAGATATAAGAACatgattagttttatttcaatcatcAGACTTTAAGAGTGccaacaatttgaaaatataaaatatacagcatAAACGAATGTTTAGGTTTGAACAACCATGTAACAGTAACAGCAAATCAGAAAGACTGTTATATACATACCTGCGACGCCCTCCACGTCGGCTGCTACTATAGCGAGTACAGTCTCTAGCATAGTGGCCACGTTCGCCACACTCATAACACCTGTCCTCAGGGTGAAACGGACGACTTCGACGAGGAGGAGGGCCTCGGAAGCCACCCTTGCTACGAGCACCATTCGACATTTCTACCCTCACTCGGCGACCACAAACAGTGCTGGAACATCGGTTACACTAGAAAGTATTGTTCAACTAATTCCATCGTCAGAATTAAAACTACCACAAATAAACCAAGAAACATGTAATAAACACTTCAAGAAGACTTCACTACTTTTTTATTTCGATCCTAGTCTGTGCATATTCtatttcttaacatttaaaattgtgtcTACAGAACACgctaaaacatttgaaactttgGACTTACCGCCCATCTAAGCCTCTCACAGCATCTTCGGCATCTCTAGGATCCTCAAACTCCACAAAGGCAAAGCCTGGTGGATTCCTGGCCACCCAAACATTCCTGATCGGTCCATAGTATGAAAAGGAATCCTCTAAATCTTGCTTGGAAGCTGAAGatcctataaaaaaaaaacaacaacaacctgcactttacaatattatttgaaatacaatttatattatgtaaaattaaaaagttaataacttTGATTTGGACGTTCAAAATAAAACGTACCGGCATAATTTTCTTTAGTCTGATAAAACAAATATCTAGCACACCAATGAAGGGCAATGCTTAATGCTATCAGCACTCGAGGCTATTACTTATTCAAATTCTCAGGGTTAAACAAAGGTGTTGTttcttatctttaaactcttccCAATAAGCATAAATTTTTTTTGAGAGAACAGCCATACCTGAAACTTTATTAGCTATCTGTATACCAAATCCatttattgagttctcaaataacactttttaagattttctttgcAATGTTAAGCTGTAAACTCAAAACCTCTTGGCCTTTCATTTTCTGCTAGTGTATAATGGAAAGAAATTCACTTTGCTAGAAGATTCTTCTTCTGTCTTTTTGAATGTGGTAgaattaatatttacatcaacTTGAAGTCTGACCTTTTCATTAGGCCTACTCCATCTCCTCATAACCcaaattttaacagttattttataagcTTTCTTTACATTTAccatattattgtttacaataataatgtttttttatatgttttttaatattcacactTCTTAACATTATTTGTGCATACTAAccaacaaaaatgaaaaacaaacaaaacctaaAGCCCAACCACAACCAATAATGACTAGCAGTTAACaccaaacataacctcaaaagaaATAAGATAAGAATAAGATTAAGGCAATGTTCAAAGGGAGAGGTGCTTGCTTATAAGTACAATACTCCAAAGGGTATAACTAAAacttaagattattttatatagaacCTGAAAAAACAATGTAATGTGTTATGTAGGTACTAAATAAAAGCATAtgtgcatatgatatttttacaaaacgtGCGTGTTTCAGAGATATTTACTGCATAGCTACTACAGCtgcatacattattattattattattatgtaatactaTAATTAACCATTAGAATGGATTCTAGAAGCTCTgttcttattggaattatttagaaattgaaaacttacactccaataatatacgtactttttatatttctgtgaggcctttcgtgctcaaggaACACACCATCACAcgaataaaaaagtacattattggaaagtttgttttaaatttatacaatagaATGGAATTGGAATGTTTGTCACAAAACACTACATTGTTACTTCGAATATTAACGATTCACTGAATGCTTGCAATTTTTTCCCAAAGAAACAGTACTCACCGACTTGAATACATGCTTAAAATAACACACtgcaaaaaaaattgtcaaaaatgtataacattgtaaaaaagaGTGGGAGATCTGCTTAACGTTTTGCAGGTAAGACAGAAAGATTGTTTTTGGGATTTCCCCGGTTCTATAAGGAGATTCCTGGTTTAATGGTCACAGTGTTTTGGCGACTGTCCCTCACTACAATCCTCAgcattaaaaggtttaaatttattataaaaattacatatatttaattatagattGCTAGACCACctctaaaatatttcagtatgGCCTTTTTTGACTTATCAATCACATGAAATGACAACTTCTTAACTTTCAATTGTTTAagaacaataaatgtaaattcatCTTTTCAATATTAATGCCTGTAACTTAGGATACAATTTACgttaattaactaaatttatagACAAGTCACATGCTTTTAGAACACAATATCCAGAAGAATTAATTActaagattttattaattaagtgtTTACCAAGTCACCATGATTTGTAA
This Homalodisca vitripennis isolate AUS2020 chromosome 3, UT_GWSS_2.1, whole genome shotgun sequence DNA region includes the following protein-coding sequences:
- the LOC124356601 gene encoding uncharacterized protein LOC124356601 isoform X1, whose protein sequence is MVLVARVASEALLLVEVVRFTLRTGVMSVANVATMLETVLAIVAADVEGVAGHTAGAGAVPVQGTVAHAAAALHAPGHAIAASPAAPRTAARADPSPDPVPAAGKEASRNPGQTNTPFAVSIVHQSESVWLLGSHLLNVTEDICSSDIPSDAVRSLPLNSPRFKLCLMLSFIRTFLLIVLDLYIAFFPHCVT
- the LOC124356601 gene encoding serine/arginine-rich splicing factor 7-like isoform X2; protein product: MSRYRDSGNADCKIYVGDLGSSASKQDLEDSFSYYGPIRNVWVARNPPGFAFVEFEDPRDAEDAVRGLDGRTVCGRRVRVEMSNGARSKGGFRGPPPRRSRPFHPEDRCYECGERGHYARDCTRYSSSRRGGRRRSYSRSRSRSRSRDRRSRSRSASRSRSRNRSKSRSPKDRSKSRSKSRSRSRSRAN